A region from the Serinus canaria isolate serCan28SL12 chromosome 10, serCan2020, whole genome shotgun sequence genome encodes:
- the PARP6 gene encoding protein mono-ADP-ribosyltransferase PARP6 isoform X2 produces MCSPNPLPNPLPHPCCLPPLHPQDLKGQYWTDDDSDGDNESEEFLYGVQGTCAADLYRHPQLDADIEAVKEIYSENAVAVREYGTIDDVDIDLHVNISFLDEEVATAWKVLRTEPIVLRLRFSLSQYLDGPEPSIEVFQPSNKEGFGLGLQLKKILGMFTSQQWKHLSNDFLKTQQEKRHSWFKTSGTIKKFRAGLSIFSPIPKSPSFPVIQDSVLKGKLGIPEPRVNRLMNRSVSCMVKNPKVEVFGYPPASTQVGGHCKNIPTLEYGFLVQIMKYAEQRIPTLNEYCVVCDEQHVFQNGSMLKPAVCTRELCVFSFYTLGVMSGAAEEVATGAEVVDLLVAMCRAALESPRKSIIFEPYPSVVDPNDPKTLAFNPKKKNYERLQKALDSVMSIREMTQGSYLEIKKQMDKLDPLAHPLLQWIISSNRSHIVKLPLSRLKFMHTSHQFLLLSSPPAKEARFRTAKKLYGSTFAFHGSHIENWHSILRNGLVNASYTKLQLHGAAYGKGIYLSPISSISFGYSGMGKGQHRMPSKDELVQRYNRMNTIPQTRSIQSRFLQSRNLNCIALCEVITSKDLQKHGNIWVCPVSDHVCTRFFFVYEDGQVGDANINTQDPKIQKEIMRVIGTQVYTN; encoded by the exons ATGTGCTCCCCCAATCCACTCCCCAACcctctcccccatccctgctgtctcccacccctccatccccaggaCCTCAAGGGCCAGTACTGGACGGACGATGACTCCGACGGGGACAATGAGTCCGAGGAGTTCCTCTATGGCGTGCAG GGGACCTGCGCCGCCGACCTGTACCGGCACCCGCAGCTGGACGCCGACATCGAGGCCGTGAAGGAGATCTACAGCGAGAATGCCGTGGCCGTCAG GGAGTACGGGACCATCGATGACGTGGACATTGACCTCCATGTGAACATCAGCTTCCTCGAT gaggaggtggcaaCGGCCTGGAAGGTGCTGCGGACGGAGCCCATCGTCCTCCGCCTGCGCTTCTCCCTCTCGCAGTACCTCGATGGCCCCG AACCGTCCATCGAGGTTTTCCAGCCATCCAACAAGGAGGGCTTTGGGCTGggtctgcagctgaaaaa GATCCTGGGCATGTTTACATCCCAGCAATGGAAACATCTCAGCAACGATTTCCTGAAGACTCAGCAGGAGAAGCGGCACAGCTGGTTCAAGACAAGCGGCACCATCAAGAAGTTCCGTGCTGGGCTCAGCATCTTCTCACCCATCCCTAA GTCTCCCAGCTTCCCTGTTATCCAAGATTCAGTGCTGAAGGGCAAACTGGGCATCCCTGAGCCTCGCGTGAACCGCCTGATGAATCGCTCCGTGTCCTGCATGGTGAAGAATCCCAAGGTGGAAGTTTTCGGCTACCCACCCGCCAGCACCCAG GTCGGCGGCCACTGCAAGAACATCCCCACGCTGGAGTACGGCTTCCTCGTGCAG ATCATGAAGTACGCGGAGCAGCGGATCCCGACGCTCAATGAGTACTGCGTGGTGTGTGATGAGCAGCACGTCTTCCAGAACGGCTCCATGCTGAAG ccagctgtgtgcaCCCGGGAGCTCTGCGTCTTCTCCTTCTACACCCTGGGCGTCATGTCCGGCGCGGCTGAGGAGGTGGCCACGGGTGCCGAG GTGGTGGACCTGCTGGTGGCCATGTGCCGTGCTGCCCTCGAGTCCCCTCGCAAGAGCATCATCTTTGAGCCTTACCCCTCCGTGGTGGACCCCAATGACCCCAAAACTCTGGCCTTCAATCCCAAG AAGAAGAACTACGAGCGGCTCCAGAAGGCCCTGGACAGTGTGATGTCCATCCGGGAGATGACCCAG GGGTCCTACCTGGAGATCAAGAAGCAGATGGACAAGCTGGACCCCCTGGCACATCCCCTCCTGCAGTG gATAATCTCCAGCAACAGATCCCACATTGTCAAGCTGCCTCTCAGCAGG CTGAAGTTCATGCACACCTCCCACCAgttcctcctgctcagcagcccccCGGCCAAGGAAGCCCGGTTCCGCACGGCCAAGAAACTCTACGGCAGCACCTTCGCTTTCCA TGGCTCTCACATTGAGAACTGGCATTCCATCCTCCGCAACGGGCTGGTCAACGCCTCCTACACCAAACTGCAG CTGCATGGAGCAGCCTATGGCAAGGGCATCTATCTGAGCCCCATCTCCAGTATTTCCTTTGGATACTCAG GAATGGGGAAAGGGCAGCACCGGATGCCATCGAAGGATGAGCTGGTGCAGCGGTACAACCGGATGAACACGATCCCCCAG ACCCGCTCCATCCAATCCCGCTTCCTCCAGAGCCGCAACCTGAACTGCATCGCGCTTTGCGAAG TGATCACCTCCAAGGACCTGCAGAAACACGGCAACATCTGGGTCTGCCCTGTCTCGGACCACGTCTGCACACGCTTCTTCTTTGT GTACGAAGATGGCCAAGTGGGAGATGCCAATATCAATACTCAGGACCCCAAAATCCAGAAGGAGATCATGCGTGTGATCGGGACTCAGGTGTACACAAACTGA
- the PARP6 gene encoding protein mono-ADP-ribosyltransferase PARP6 isoform X1, with protein MCSPNPLPNPLPHPCCLPPLHPQDLKGQYWTDDDSDGDNESEEFLYGVQGTCAADLYRHPQLDADIEAVKEIYSENAVAVREYGTIDDVDIDLHVNISFLDEEVATAWKVLRTEPIVLRLRFSLSQYLDGPEPSIEVFQPSNKEGFGLGLQLKKILGMFTSQQWKHLSNDFLKTQQEKRHSWFKTSGTIKKFRAGLSIFSPIPKSPSFPVIQDSVLKGKLGIPEPRVNRLMNRSVSCMVKNPKVEVFGYPPASTQVGGHCKNIPTLEYGFLVQIMKYAEQRIPTLNEYCVVCDEQHVFQNGSMLKPAVCTRELCVFSFYTLGVMSGAAEEVATGAEVVDLLVAMCRAALESPRKSIIFEPYPSVVDPNDPKTLAFNPKKKNYERLQKALDSVMSIREMTQGSYLEIKKQMDKLDPLAHPLLQWIISSNRSHIVKLPLSRQLKFMHTSHQFLLLSSPPAKEARFRTAKKLYGSTFAFHGSHIENWHSILRNGLVNASYTKLQLHGAAYGKGIYLSPISSISFGYSGMGKGQHRMPSKDELVQRYNRMNTIPQTRSIQSRFLQSRNLNCIALCEVITSKDLQKHGNIWVCPVSDHVCTRFFFVYEDGQVGDANINTQDPKIQKEIMRVIGTQVYTN; from the exons ATGTGCTCCCCCAATCCACTCCCCAACcctctcccccatccctgctgtctcccacccctccatccccaggaCCTCAAGGGCCAGTACTGGACGGACGATGACTCCGACGGGGACAATGAGTCCGAGGAGTTCCTCTATGGCGTGCAG GGGACCTGCGCCGCCGACCTGTACCGGCACCCGCAGCTGGACGCCGACATCGAGGCCGTGAAGGAGATCTACAGCGAGAATGCCGTGGCCGTCAG GGAGTACGGGACCATCGATGACGTGGACATTGACCTCCATGTGAACATCAGCTTCCTCGAT gaggaggtggcaaCGGCCTGGAAGGTGCTGCGGACGGAGCCCATCGTCCTCCGCCTGCGCTTCTCCCTCTCGCAGTACCTCGATGGCCCCG AACCGTCCATCGAGGTTTTCCAGCCATCCAACAAGGAGGGCTTTGGGCTGggtctgcagctgaaaaa GATCCTGGGCATGTTTACATCCCAGCAATGGAAACATCTCAGCAACGATTTCCTGAAGACTCAGCAGGAGAAGCGGCACAGCTGGTTCAAGACAAGCGGCACCATCAAGAAGTTCCGTGCTGGGCTCAGCATCTTCTCACCCATCCCTAA GTCTCCCAGCTTCCCTGTTATCCAAGATTCAGTGCTGAAGGGCAAACTGGGCATCCCTGAGCCTCGCGTGAACCGCCTGATGAATCGCTCCGTGTCCTGCATGGTGAAGAATCCCAAGGTGGAAGTTTTCGGCTACCCACCCGCCAGCACCCAG GTCGGCGGCCACTGCAAGAACATCCCCACGCTGGAGTACGGCTTCCTCGTGCAG ATCATGAAGTACGCGGAGCAGCGGATCCCGACGCTCAATGAGTACTGCGTGGTGTGTGATGAGCAGCACGTCTTCCAGAACGGCTCCATGCTGAAG ccagctgtgtgcaCCCGGGAGCTCTGCGTCTTCTCCTTCTACACCCTGGGCGTCATGTCCGGCGCGGCTGAGGAGGTGGCCACGGGTGCCGAG GTGGTGGACCTGCTGGTGGCCATGTGCCGTGCTGCCCTCGAGTCCCCTCGCAAGAGCATCATCTTTGAGCCTTACCCCTCCGTGGTGGACCCCAATGACCCCAAAACTCTGGCCTTCAATCCCAAG AAGAAGAACTACGAGCGGCTCCAGAAGGCCCTGGACAGTGTGATGTCCATCCGGGAGATGACCCAG GGGTCCTACCTGGAGATCAAGAAGCAGATGGACAAGCTGGACCCCCTGGCACATCCCCTCCTGCAGTG gATAATCTCCAGCAACAGATCCCACATTGTCAAGCTGCCTCTCAGCAGG CAGCTGAAGTTCATGCACACCTCCCACCAgttcctcctgctcagcagcccccCGGCCAAGGAAGCCCGGTTCCGCACGGCCAAGAAACTCTACGGCAGCACCTTCGCTTTCCA TGGCTCTCACATTGAGAACTGGCATTCCATCCTCCGCAACGGGCTGGTCAACGCCTCCTACACCAAACTGCAG CTGCATGGAGCAGCCTATGGCAAGGGCATCTATCTGAGCCCCATCTCCAGTATTTCCTTTGGATACTCAG GAATGGGGAAAGGGCAGCACCGGATGCCATCGAAGGATGAGCTGGTGCAGCGGTACAACCGGATGAACACGATCCCCCAG ACCCGCTCCATCCAATCCCGCTTCCTCCAGAGCCGCAACCTGAACTGCATCGCGCTTTGCGAAG TGATCACCTCCAAGGACCTGCAGAAACACGGCAACATCTGGGTCTGCCCTGTCTCGGACCACGTCTGCACACGCTTCTTCTTTGT GTACGAAGATGGCCAAGTGGGAGATGCCAATATCAATACTCAGGACCCCAAAATCCAGAAGGAGATCATGCGTGTGATCGGGACTCAGGTGTACACAAACTGA